The Collimonas sp. PA-H2 genome contains a region encoding:
- a CDS encoding mechanosensitive ion channel family protein → MKTSSFQHLVRLLSASLLLLCLLLANGAPARAAAAAASTDTAASAPAAPAAAPSPLDSLSKVLQSNPATGSLVATLIQAEQQNSKASPEQKGFIGLISNSLDAFQAHLQQVITPEKFWNQQFSLAWQDLSTILQRQESETGWQALAGFLEMLALFGAVAIALHYIGRRVQRHFNVETKLSSDPSMKELLLYIWRHIAPILLALVVEISVTISLDTAHGQSLGRTLATVLLYTLVGARLFQAICAIIFSLSHGGHRMVAVHILYQRGFNLLYVIGCAGWLGDALDNPHVNQIIGVHLAGVAATLASLVAAILGGVFALLFRRPVAHIIRNRPLAVRRDHPARMETLEIVAAFWYMPILLLSITVSVATILDLSSNNSALNHALASAALLIAMFFIGALLQRIRARKTTAGVTRRQSPYILRLSNVGFSLLQLALWIGFFELLTRIWEHSLLEFANATLIGKMIVSALGKIGLTLVMAWLVWILLDTFIQEAINPTRNSRYARKNPSTRMRTILPLLRNALMLLILTITVITTLANLGINVTPLLASAGVVGLAFGFGSQSLVKDLITGVFILMEDSMSVGDWVDVGNGHAGTVENLTIRTVRLRDSNGSVHSVPFSQITAIKNDSREYTYASLKLSITHDSDVDQALRLMRETGAEMLEDRRLRRLLLQPIEIYGVNGFDLNGVALLAGIRTKPQTQNEVTRGFNLRIKKKVDDDPKVRFANEWANFPLTAVEPPAAAENSSPELPAAGAGNKA, encoded by the coding sequence ATGAAGACCAGCTCTTTCCAGCACCTAGTCCGCTTGCTATCGGCCTCTCTACTGCTGTTGTGCTTGCTGCTGGCAAATGGCGCTCCGGCCCGGGCAGCTGCAGCCGCCGCCAGCACCGACACGGCCGCCAGCGCGCCTGCCGCTCCCGCCGCCGCGCCCTCGCCGCTGGACTCGCTGTCCAAGGTATTGCAAAGCAACCCCGCCACCGGCAGCCTGGTGGCGACGCTGATCCAGGCCGAACAGCAGAACAGCAAGGCCTCACCCGAGCAAAAGGGCTTCATCGGCCTGATTTCCAATAGTCTCGATGCTTTTCAGGCACATCTGCAGCAGGTGATTACACCGGAAAAATTCTGGAACCAGCAGTTTTCGCTGGCCTGGCAAGACTTGTCGACCATCCTGCAGCGCCAGGAGTCGGAAACAGGATGGCAGGCGCTTGCAGGCTTTCTCGAAATGCTGGCCTTGTTCGGCGCGGTCGCTATCGCCTTGCACTATATCGGCAGGCGAGTGCAACGGCATTTCAATGTAGAGACGAAGCTGTCATCCGATCCCAGCATGAAGGAATTGCTGCTGTATATATGGCGCCACATCGCGCCGATACTACTGGCGCTGGTGGTGGAAATCTCGGTGACCATCAGCCTGGATACGGCGCACGGGCAGTCGCTGGGGCGGACCCTGGCCACCGTGCTGCTGTACACCCTGGTCGGCGCACGCCTGTTCCAGGCCATCTGCGCCATCATTTTTTCGCTGTCGCACGGCGGTCACCGCATGGTCGCGGTGCATATCCTGTACCAGCGCGGCTTCAACCTGCTGTATGTGATCGGCTGCGCCGGCTGGCTCGGCGATGCCCTGGACAATCCCCATGTGAACCAGATCATCGGCGTCCACCTGGCCGGCGTGGCGGCAACCCTGGCCAGCCTGGTGGCGGCAATACTGGGCGGCGTGTTCGCCCTGCTGTTCCGGCGCCCGGTAGCGCACATCATCCGCAACCGGCCGCTGGCGGTGCGGCGCGACCATCCGGCACGCATGGAAACGCTGGAAATAGTCGCCGCCTTCTGGTACATGCCGATACTGCTGCTGAGCATCACCGTCAGCGTCGCCACCATCCTCGATTTGTCGAGCAACAACTCAGCGCTCAATCATGCGCTGGCCAGCGCGGCATTGCTGATCGCCATGTTTTTCATCGGTGCGCTGCTGCAGCGCATACGCGCCCGCAAGACGACTGCGGGGGTGACACGGCGCCAATCGCCTTACATCCTGCGCCTTAGCAACGTCGGCTTCAGCCTGCTACAGCTGGCGTTGTGGATTGGTTTCTTCGAATTGCTGACCAGGATCTGGGAACACTCGCTGCTGGAATTCGCCAACGCTACCCTGATCGGCAAGATGATCGTCTCGGCGCTGGGCAAGATCGGCCTCACTCTGGTGATGGCCTGGCTGGTCTGGATCCTGCTCGACACCTTCATCCAGGAAGCCATCAACCCGACCCGCAACAGCCGTTACGCGCGCAAGAATCCCAGCACGCGCATGCGCACTATCCTGCCGCTGCTGCGCAACGCGCTGATGCTGCTGATCCTGACCATCACCGTGATCACCACGCTGGCCAACCTCGGCATCAATGTGACGCCGCTGCTGGCCTCCGCCGGGGTGGTCGGGCTGGCCTTCGGCTTCGGCTCGCAATCGCTGGTGAAAGACCTGATCACCGGCGTCTTCATCCTGATGGAGGATTCGATGTCGGTCGGCGACTGGGTCGACGTCGGCAACGGCCATGCCGGCACCGTCGAGAACCTGACCATCCGCACCGTGCGCCTGCGCGACAGCAACGGCTCGGTGCACAGCGTACCGTTTTCGCAAATCACCGCGATCAAGAACGATTCGCGCGAATACACTTATGCTTCGCTCAAGCTGAGCATCACCCACGATTCAGACGTCGACCAGGCACTGCGCCTGATGCGGGAAACCGGCGCCGAGATGCTGGAAGACCGGCGCCTGCGCCGGCTGCTGCTGCAGCCGATCGAGATCTACGGCGTCAACGGCTTCGACCTGAACGGCGTGGCGCTGCTGGCCGGGATCCGCACCAAGCCGCAAACCCAGAACGAAGTCACGCGCGGCTTCAATCTGCGCATCAAGAAAAAGGTGGATGACGATCCGAAGGTGCGCTTCGCCAACGAATGGGCGAATTTCCCGCTGACCGCGGTGGAGCCGCCGGCAGCGGCAGAAAACAGCTCGCCGGAGCTGCCCGCGGCCGGCGCCGGCAACAAGGCGTAA
- a CDS encoding chloride channel protein translates to MSLRPIPMNPLPPSLSDQTLRQVRRAWRKYGILWMGAVLVGLVAVLYAWLMDVGFGMFRSMQQSHFWLPLFITPAVGALCVWATRRYFPGAEGSGIPQVIATLEEDTTRRGQSLLSIKLLLGKIGVSFIGILGGFTIGREGPTVQVGAALMFNLRRLYPRASAALERRLILAGAAAGLSAAFNTPLAGIVFAIEELTRSFEHRASGVVITVIIFAGAVALGLNGNYTYFGTIHINSALTDMLALAVLVTGILTGIAGGFFCWLLLNTKRWIPARLQHLRSNRPIAFGALCGLAVALIGIIAGGATFGSGYVEAKGLLEGHQQLSVFYPFLKMASMVSSYLPGIPGGIFAPSLSIGAGFGNLLHQVFGNTSLEMLIALAMVGYLAAVTQSPITAFVIVMEMINGHALVISLMATALIASRVSRFFAPPLYDALSERYRVACAEAMPANAEIEQMKLKEVGEVKEVKELNNEQNSDSELGSGTQK, encoded by the coding sequence ATGTCTTTGCGCCCAATTCCAATGAATCCGCTGCCCCCGAGTTTGTCCGACCAGACGCTGCGCCAGGTGCGGCGCGCCTGGCGTAAATACGGCATTTTGTGGATGGGGGCGGTGCTGGTTGGCTTGGTCGCGGTGCTGTATGCGTGGCTGATGGATGTCGGCTTCGGCATGTTCCGCTCCATGCAGCAATCGCATTTCTGGCTGCCGCTGTTCATCACGCCGGCAGTCGGCGCTCTGTGTGTATGGGCCACGCGCCGGTATTTTCCCGGCGCCGAGGGCAGCGGCATTCCGCAAGTGATCGCTACGCTGGAAGAGGACACTACCCGGCGCGGCCAGTCGCTGCTGTCGATCAAGCTGTTGCTGGGCAAGATCGGCGTCTCCTTCATCGGCATCCTGGGCGGCTTCACCATCGGCCGCGAAGGACCGACAGTGCAGGTTGGCGCCGCCCTCATGTTCAATTTGCGGCGCCTGTATCCGCGCGCCAGTGCGGCGCTGGAGCGGCGCCTGATACTGGCTGGGGCCGCGGCCGGCTTGTCGGCCGCATTCAACACACCGCTGGCGGGGATTGTGTTTGCGATTGAAGAATTGACGCGCAGCTTTGAACACAGGGCCAGCGGCGTCGTGATTACCGTGATTATTTTTGCCGGTGCGGTAGCCTTGGGCTTGAACGGCAACTACACTTATTTCGGCACCATTCATATCAATAGCGCGCTGACCGACATGCTGGCGCTGGCGGTACTGGTGACCGGGATTCTTACCGGCATCGCCGGCGGCTTTTTTTGCTGGCTGCTGCTCAACACCAAGCGCTGGATTCCGGCCCGGCTGCAGCATCTGCGCAGCAACCGTCCGATTGCCTTCGGCGCGCTGTGCGGCCTGGCGGTTGCGCTGATCGGCATCATTGCCGGCGGCGCCACCTTCGGTAGCGGCTATGTCGAAGCCAAGGGTTTGCTGGAAGGGCACCAGCAGCTGTCGGTGTTTTATCCGTTCCTGAAGATGGCGTCGATGGTGTCGTCCTACCTGCCGGGGATTCCGGGCGGCATTTTCGCGCCATCCTTGTCGATCGGTGCCGGTTTCGGCAACTTGCTGCACCAGGTGTTCGGCAATACCTCCCTGGAGATGCTGATTGCGCTGGCGATGGTGGGATATCTGGCGGCGGTGACGCAGTCGCCGATCACCGCCTTCGTGATCGTGATGGAAATGATCAACGGCCACGCCCTGGTGATCTCGCTGATGGCGACGGCGCTGATCGCCAGCCGCGTCTCGCGCTTCTTTGCGCCGCCGCTGTATGACGCGCTGTCGGAGCGTTATCGGGTGGCTTGCGCCGAAGCGATGCCGGCTAACGCCGAAATAGAACAAATGAAGTTGAAAGAAGTTGGGGAAGTTAAAGAAGTGAAGGAATTGAACAATGAGCAGAATAGTGACAGTGAACTTGGAAGCGGAACGCAAAAATGA
- the otnK gene encoding 3-oxo-tetronate kinase translates to MTTARPLLGCIADDFTGATDLANMLVREGMRTVQTIGVPEAAPQDVDAIVVALKSRTVPAAEAVADSLAALRWLQQQGCRQFFFKYCSTFDSTAKGNIGPVTDALLQALGSDFTIACPVFPETGRTLYRGHLFIQDQLLNESGMQNHPLTPMTDANLVRVLQQQTPSKVGLIGYPVVSQGSEKIHAEIAALRRQGVRMAIVDALENQDLYAIGAACADLPLVTGGSGIALGLPANFVRAGLLQPQQGAKASELPSVEGWSVVLAGSASKATNAQVAAWMEKRPAFRLDPLALARGEAVVAQALAFAKQYLEQQPVLIYATTTPEQVKQVQAELGVERAGLLIEQALADIAAALQAGGVRRFVIAGGETSGAVVKALGVRALRIGAQIDPGVPATASIAADGSPALALALKSGNFGATDFFEKALRQLGETRL, encoded by the coding sequence ATGACAACGGCACGCCCCCTGCTCGGCTGCATCGCCGATGACTTTACCGGCGCCACCGACCTCGCCAACATGCTGGTGCGCGAAGGCATGCGCACCGTGCAGACTATCGGCGTGCCGGAAGCCGCGCCGCAGGATGTCGACGCCATCGTGGTGGCGCTGAAATCGCGCACGGTTCCTGCCGCCGAAGCGGTGGCGGATTCGCTGGCCGCATTAAGATGGCTGCAGCAGCAGGGTTGCCGCCAATTCTTCTTCAAATACTGTTCCACCTTCGATTCCACCGCCAAGGGTAATATCGGTCCAGTGACCGACGCCCTGCTGCAGGCCTTGGGCAGCGATTTCACCATTGCCTGCCCGGTATTCCCGGAAACCGGGCGTACCTTGTATCGGGGTCACCTGTTCATCCAGGACCAGCTGCTGAATGAATCCGGCATGCAGAATCATCCGCTGACGCCGATGACCGACGCCAACCTGGTGCGCGTGCTGCAGCAGCAGACTCCGTCCAAGGTCGGCCTGATCGGCTATCCGGTGGTTTCTCAAGGCAGCGAGAAGATTCATGCGGAAATTGCCGCGCTGCGCCGGCAAGGAGTGCGGATGGCGATCGTCGATGCGCTGGAAAACCAGGACCTGTACGCCATCGGCGCCGCTTGCGCGGACCTGCCGCTGGTGACGGGCGGTTCGGGTATCGCACTCGGCCTGCCAGCCAATTTCGTCAGGGCCGGCCTGCTGCAACCGCAGCAAGGCGCCAAGGCTAGCGAATTGCCGAGCGTCGAAGGCTGGTCGGTGGTGTTGGCCGGCAGTGCATCGAAGGCGACCAATGCTCAGGTCGCTGCATGGATGGAAAAGCGTCCGGCCTTCCGTCTCGATCCGCTGGCGCTGGCGCGTGGTGAAGCCGTCGTGGCGCAGGCGCTGGCTTTCGCCAAACAGTATCTTGAACAACAGCCGGTATTGATCTACGCAACCACCACGCCTGAGCAGGTCAAGCAAGTGCAGGCCGAGCTCGGCGTGGAACGCGCCGGCTTGCTGATCGAGCAGGCGCTGGCCGATATCGCCGCCGCCTTGCAGGCCGGCGGCGTGCGGCGCTTCGTGATTGCCGGCGGCGAAACTTCCGGCGCGGTGGTCAAGGCGCTAGGCGTACGCGCACTGCGCATAGGCGCGCAAATCGATCCGGGTGTGCCGGCGACGGCATCGATCGCCGCTGACGGCTCCCCAGCGCTGGCGCTGGCGCTGAAGTCAGGCAACTTCGGCGCCACGGATTTCTTTGAAAAGGCGCTCCGTCAGCTGGGCGAAACCCGTCTATGA
- a CDS encoding MFS transporter: MSATIDNRAAQASVSLPAEQAENLYKKVFWRFVPFIMLCYVVAYLDRVNVGFAKLQMSQDLGFSETIFGLGAGIFFLGYFLFELPSNLIMNRVGAKLWIARIMITWGLLSACFAWVQTPTQFYVLRFLLGLAEAGFYPGIILYLTYWFPSHRRAKVVATFMAAIPISGIFGNPLSGWIMQAFHGSSGWHGWQWMFMIEAVPAVLVGIAVFFVMDNSIRKAKWLTEKEKDFLEAEIRADQKDKHSPKTTAAVFKDIRIWHMCLIYFCIVMGQYGLTFWLPTLVKASGVVGDFKIGLISAIPFLCAVFAMILIGRRSDRLRERRWHLIVPALLGAVGFIVSALAADNTVIAIAFLSLAAMGVLTCSPLFWSLPTAFLSGTGAAAGIAVINSVGNLAGFASPFLVGWLKDSTHNNQTGMFMLAGMLVIGAIAILKTPPKMVNR; the protein is encoded by the coding sequence ATGTCAGCAACGATAGACAATAGGGCCGCACAGGCCAGCGTCAGCCTGCCGGCTGAACAAGCGGAAAATCTGTACAAGAAAGTATTCTGGCGCTTCGTGCCATTCATCATGCTGTGTTACGTGGTGGCCTATCTCGACCGCGTCAACGTCGGCTTCGCCAAGCTGCAGATGTCGCAGGACCTGGGCTTCAGCGAAACCATCTTCGGCCTCGGCGCCGGCATCTTCTTCCTCGGCTACTTCCTGTTCGAGCTGCCCAGCAACCTGATCATGAACCGGGTCGGCGCCAAGCTGTGGATCGCCCGCATCATGATTACCTGGGGCCTGCTGTCGGCCTGCTTCGCCTGGGTGCAGACGCCCACCCAGTTCTATGTCCTGCGCTTCCTGCTGGGTCTGGCGGAGGCCGGCTTCTATCCCGGCATCATCCTCTACCTGACCTACTGGTTTCCCTCGCACCGGCGCGCCAAGGTGGTCGCCACTTTCATGGCGGCGATTCCGATCTCGGGCATCTTCGGCAATCCGCTGTCGGGCTGGATCATGCAGGCTTTCCATGGCTCCAGCGGCTGGCACGGCTGGCAGTGGATGTTCATGATCGAAGCGGTGCCAGCGGTACTGGTAGGCATCGCCGTGTTCTTCGTGATGGACAACAGCATCCGCAAGGCCAAGTGGCTGACTGAAAAAGAGAAGGATTTCCTGGAAGCGGAAATCCGCGCCGACCAGAAGGACAAGCACAGCCCGAAAACCACCGCGGCCGTATTCAAGGACATCCGTATCTGGCATATGTGCCTGATCTACTTCTGCATCGTCATGGGCCAGTACGGACTGACGTTCTGGCTGCCGACCTTGGTCAAGGCCTCCGGCGTAGTGGGCGATTTCAAGATCGGCCTGATCAGTGCGATTCCCTTCCTTTGCGCGGTGTTCGCCATGATCCTGATCGGCCGCCGCTCGGACCGCCTGCGGGAACGGCGCTGGCATCTGATCGTGCCGGCCCTGCTGGGTGCGGTCGGCTTCATCGTTTCGGCGCTGGCCGCCGACAATACCGTGATCGCCATCGCCTTCCTGTCGCTGGCGGCGATGGGCGTGCTGACCTGTTCGCCGCTGTTCTGGTCGCTGCCGACGGCTTTCCTGTCCGGCACCGGCGCGGCCGCCGGCATTGCGGTGATCAACTCGGTCGGCAACCTGGCCGGCTTCGCCAGCCCGTTCCTGGTCGGCTGGCTGAAGGACAGTACGCATAACAACCAGACCGGCATGTTCATGCTGGCCGGGATGCTGGTGATCGGCGCCATTGCGATCCTGAAGACACCGCCTAAAATGGTCAATCGATAA
- a CDS encoding aldolase has product MNSTLKEQALRAEICETGASLYQRNYTVGTAGNISARLKDGWLITPTDACLGRLTPAQIAKVDLSGKWVNGDKPSKTLALHRAVYDNNPQAQAVVHTHSTHLVALSLAGVWHDQCVLPPLTPYQVMKVGQIPLIPYCRPGDPQVAEQVKLLAASVRGVLLERLGPVLWHESVSQAAFALEELEETARLWLMLINKPEPLSAAALDELYRVFGARW; this is encoded by the coding sequence ATGAACAGCACATTGAAAGAGCAGGCGCTGCGTGCGGAAATCTGCGAAACCGGCGCCAGCCTGTATCAGCGCAACTACACGGTCGGCACGGCTGGCAATATCAGCGCCCGGCTGAAAGATGGCTGGCTAATCACGCCGACCGATGCCTGCCTTGGCAGGCTTACGCCGGCGCAGATCGCCAAGGTCGACCTGAGCGGAAAATGGGTCAACGGCGACAAGCCGTCGAAGACACTGGCCCTGCATCGCGCGGTCTACGACAACAATCCGCAGGCGCAAGCTGTGGTGCACACCCATTCGACCCATCTGGTAGCGCTGTCGCTGGCCGGCGTCTGGCACGACCAATGCGTGCTGCCGCCGCTTACGCCTTATCAAGTGATGAAGGTGGGACAGATTCCCTTGATTCCCTATTGCCGTCCCGGCGATCCGCAGGTAGCGGAACAGGTGAAGCTGCTGGCGGCTTCGGTGCGCGGCGTCCTGCTGGAACGGCTGGGGCCGGTGCTGTGGCATGAGAGCGTTTCGCAGGCGGCGTTCGCGCTGGAAGAGCTGGAAGAAACCGCGCGGCTGTGGTTGATGTTGATAAACAAACCGGAGCCGCTCAGCGCCGCGGCCCTGGATGAGCTGTATCGGGTATTTGGCGCACGCTGGTAA
- the denD gene encoding D-erythronate dehydrogenase has product MQVVITGGAGFLGQRLARSLLQQGSLPDRSGQPQTISKIVLVDVVAANGFDDNRIEQVTGDITDSALLERVITSQTAAIFHLAAIVSGQAEADFDLGMRINLDAARLLLERCRACGHVPRVIFTSSVAVFGGVLPAVVQDHTALNPQSSYGAQKAIAELLLNDYSRKGFVDGRVLRLPTISVRPGKPNQAASSFASGIIREPLNGQPAICPVAPDVHLWLLSPRKVIACLIHGYALPADVLGKSRTINLPGISVTVAEMVAALERVAGKEVVARIEWKHDPAIDRIISSWPGAWDASRAVDLGFIGESSFDDVVRAYIEDDLPAA; this is encoded by the coding sequence ATGCAAGTAGTCATCACCGGCGGCGCCGGCTTCCTCGGCCAGCGCCTGGCGCGCAGCCTGCTGCAACAGGGCAGCCTGCCCGACCGCAGCGGCCAGCCGCAAACCATCAGCAAGATCGTCCTGGTGGACGTGGTTGCCGCCAACGGCTTCGACGACAACCGGATCGAACAAGTCACCGGCGACATCACCGACAGCGCCCTGCTGGAACGCGTGATCACCAGCCAGACCGCGGCGATCTTCCATCTGGCGGCGATTGTCAGCGGCCAGGCCGAAGCGGACTTCGATCTCGGCATGCGCATCAACCTGGATGCGGCGCGCCTGCTGCTGGAACGCTGCCGCGCTTGCGGCCATGTACCACGGGTTATCTTCACCAGTTCGGTGGCTGTATTCGGCGGCGTCCTGCCGGCAGTGGTGCAAGACCATACCGCGCTCAATCCGCAATCGTCCTACGGCGCGCAAAAGGCGATCGCCGAACTGCTGCTCAACGATTACAGCCGCAAGGGTTTTGTCGACGGCCGCGTGCTGCGCCTGCCGACCATCAGCGTACGTCCCGGCAAACCCAACCAGGCTGCCTCCTCTTTCGCCAGCGGCATCATCCGCGAGCCGCTCAACGGCCAGCCGGCGATCTGCCCGGTAGCGCCAGATGTGCACCTGTGGCTGCTGTCGCCGCGCAAGGTGATCGCCTGCCTGATCCATGGCTATGCGCTGCCGGCCGATGTGCTGGGCAAAAGCCGCACCATCAACCTGCCGGGGATCTCGGTCACCGTGGCGGAGATGGTGGCGGCGCTGGAACGCGTCGCCGGCAAGGAAGTCGTGGCGCGCATTGAATGGAAACACGATCCGGCCATAGACAGGATCATTTCCAGCTGGCCGGGCGCCTGGGACGCCAGCCGCGCCGTCGATCTCGGCTTTATCGGCGAAAGCAGCTTCGACGATGTGGTGCGCGCCTATATCGAAGACGATTTGCCGGCGGCATGA
- the otnI gene encoding 2-oxo-tetronate isomerase, which translates to MPRFAANLTMMYNEHAFLDRFAAAARDGFKGVEFLFPYEHGAAELQARLQDNGLAQALFNAPPGDWASGERGLASLPGREDEFKRSVATGLEYAQVLGNRKLHVMAGLIQPQQERARHRAVYLENLAYAAAQAAAHGITIVIEPINTRDIPGFFLNRQDEAQAICAEVGAVNLQVQFDLYHCQIVEGDLAVKLKRDMLRPQAGIGHIQIAGVPERHEPDSGEINYPYLFELIDELGYQGWVGCEYRPRGATSAGLGWLKPWL; encoded by the coding sequence ATGCCACGTTTCGCCGCCAATCTCACCATGATGTACAACGAGCACGCCTTCCTCGACCGCTTCGCGGCCGCGGCCAGGGACGGCTTCAAGGGCGTTGAATTCCTGTTCCCTTACGAGCATGGCGCCGCTGAACTGCAGGCAAGATTGCAGGACAATGGCCTGGCTCAGGCGCTGTTCAACGCGCCGCCTGGCGACTGGGCGAGCGGTGAACGCGGCCTTGCCTCCCTGCCGGGACGGGAAGATGAATTCAAGCGCAGCGTCGCCACCGGCCTGGAATATGCGCAAGTGCTGGGCAACCGTAAATTGCATGTGATGGCGGGCCTGATCCAACCGCAGCAGGAGCGCGCCCGGCATCGCGCGGTGTACCTGGAGAACCTGGCCTATGCCGCGGCCCAGGCGGCCGCCCATGGCATCACCATCGTCATCGAACCGATCAATACGCGCGACATTCCCGGCTTCTTCCTGAACCGCCAGGACGAGGCGCAGGCGATTTGCGCCGAGGTCGGCGCCGTTAACCTGCAGGTGCAGTTCGATCTGTACCACTGCCAGATCGTCGAGGGCGACCTGGCAGTCAAGCTCAAGCGCGACATGCTGCGCCCGCAGGCCGGCATCGGCCATATCCAGATCGCCGGCGTGCCGGAGCGGCATGAGCCGGATAGCGGCGAGATCAATTATCCCTATCTGTTCGAGCTGATCGACGAGCTCGGCTACCAGGGCTGGGTCGGCTGCGAATACCGGCCGCGCGGCGCTACTTCCGCCGGCCTGGGCTGGCTCAAGCCCTGGCTGTAG
- a CDS encoding trans-aconitate 2-methyltransferase, producing MINTDMVAYYAKRAATYEEIYQRPERQDELLTLQVRVQELMEGHDVLELACGTGFWTEQIAATAKSVLATDINPEMIVLAEAKQLPAGKATFALQDINTFQTERKFTACFLGFWWSHVGRQDQVRFIAQLREKLGKDILLVMIDNGYVEEQSTPIARTDADGNTYQFRTLPDGERYEVMKNFPTDSGLRKKLAPITRELRILRLEYYWLLSCRIK from the coding sequence ATGATTAATACCGATATGGTGGCTTACTACGCCAAACGTGCTGCGACTTACGAAGAGATCTACCAGCGCCCCGAGCGCCAGGACGAGTTGCTGACCCTGCAGGTCAGGGTGCAGGAATTGATGGAAGGCCACGACGTGCTGGAACTGGCTTGCGGCACCGGCTTCTGGACCGAACAGATTGCCGCCACCGCGAAATCGGTGCTGGCGACCGACATCAATCCGGAAATGATTGTACTGGCCGAGGCCAAGCAGCTGCCGGCCGGCAAGGCAACGTTTGCGTTGCAAGACATTAACACTTTCCAGACCGAGCGCAAGTTCACCGCCTGCTTCCTGGGTTTCTGGTGGTCGCATGTGGGACGTCAGGACCAGGTCCGTTTCATCGCCCAGCTGCGCGAAAAACTCGGCAAGGATATCTTGCTGGTGATGATAGACAACGGCTACGTCGAAGAGCAGAGCACGCCCATCGCCCGAACCGATGCCGATGGTAATACCTACCAGTTCCGTACCTTGCCCGACGGCGAGCGCTACGAAGTCATGAAGAACTTCCCGACCGACAGCGGCTTGCGCAAGAAGCTGGCGCCGATCACCCGCGAACTGCGCATCCTGCGGCTGGAGTATTACTGGCTACTGAGCTGTCGCATCAAGTAA
- a CDS encoding J domain-containing protein produces the protein MKKTETKALNIVEQHGQASLSPGQKIFNALIKKLETERQLLAAWQEMIPLHQQHYVSQYQPLIRSYHGLVAQLVRLLDDAYSAKGLSRHDQEKISHIICSVSAAVIGDSDAADLKRIYHMHGGADADAAEGQRDDSEESAQQAEADANASAEYGREGAGKRRKSAKAAAREARQQEELQNASQSVREVYRKLASALHPDREQDPLERARKTALMQRVNIAYDKKDLLGLLELQLEIEQIDQSRINSLSEQRLQHYSKVLTEQSAELRDEIAGLEADFRRRCNFGPQEALSPALAMRRLKSDIKGLQQHIAALKNDLLAFADVKNIKAWLKSYQI, from the coding sequence ATGAAAAAAACAGAAACCAAGGCGCTCAACATCGTCGAACAGCACGGGCAGGCCAGCCTGTCGCCAGGCCAGAAAATCTTCAATGCGCTGATCAAGAAACTGGAGACCGAGCGCCAGCTGCTGGCGGCCTGGCAAGAGATGATTCCGCTGCACCAGCAGCACTATGTCAGCCAGTACCAGCCTCTGATACGCAGCTATCACGGGCTGGTGGCGCAGCTGGTGCGCTTGCTCGACGACGCTTATTCGGCAAAGGGCTTGAGCCGGCACGACCAGGAAAAAATCAGCCACATCATCTGTTCGGTCAGCGCCGCCGTCATCGGCGACAGCGATGCCGCGGACTTGAAACGGATTTATCACATGCATGGCGGCGCCGATGCCGATGCAGCGGAAGGGCAGCGGGACGACTCTGAGGAGTCCGCGCAGCAGGCGGAGGCCGACGCCAATGCGTCGGCCGAATACGGCCGTGAAGGCGCCGGAAAACGCAGGAAATCGGCCAAGGCCGCGGCCAGGGAAGCCAGGCAGCAGGAAGAACTGCAAAACGCCAGCCAGTCGGTGCGCGAAGTCTATCGCAAGCTGGCCAGCGCCCTGCATCCTGACCGCGAGCAGGATCCCTTGGAACGCGCACGCAAGACAGCGCTGATGCAAAGGGTGAATATCGCCTATGACAAGAAGGACCTGCTCGGCTTGCTGGAGCTGCAGCTGGAAATCGAGCAGATCGACCAGAGCCGTATCAATTCCCTGTCGGAACAGCGCCTGCAGCACTACAGCAAGGTGCTGACGGAGCAGTCGGCTGAACTGCGGGATGAGATTGCCGGACTGGAGGCGGATTTCCGCAGGCGCTGCAATTTCGGGCCGCAAGAGGCCTTGTCGCCGGCGCTGGCGATGCGCCGCCTGAAAAGCGATATCAAGGGTCTGCAACAGCATATCGCTGCGCTCAAGAACGACTTGCTGGCGTTTGCCGATGTCAAAAACATCAAGGCCTGGCTGAAAAGCTATCAAATCTAG